In Esox lucius isolate fEsoLuc1 chromosome 3, fEsoLuc1.pri, whole genome shotgun sequence, the sequence gtgaaaactaaccaattagtgacctaattaatcaatcaagtacaaggttgGAGCCAAAACCAGCAGACATTCGGTcttccatggaaccggtttgacataTCTGCCCTAGCCACTTCGTTGTAGTCTTGCGGagcctaaccctaatccctcCCGGTTTTTGAAATGGTCGTTTATAACACTGTTTCCGTTTAACTGAATGTCAAAGAGCGTTTAACTAACTGAACGTTAAGTGTGACTTGAACGCAACCCGGGCTTTTAATTGGAGACAGCTGTAAATGGGGGGTTTTGAAGTCTGATCATTCAGTCATTATCTTCGCACCCTGGTGACGGTGAGTGAAGGACAGTTTTATCACGCTGATGTGGTCTGGTGTGTGCGTGAGAAGTGATTTTATTCCCATGGCGTGGAAAGATCGAGGGGGGCATCCAGCTTCGGCGTGGTTAGCGCTGCTCGTGATACTATTAAACTCTTTTTGTCACTGCAATGCATTAACGCTAACAAGCTCATCAAAATCATCCACGGTGGTGGCCCCCAATACGAACAATGGTAATGAGGAGCCATCTAGACCTACAGGGGATATGCGATATGGAAGACTTATACTTGGACGTAATATCCAACCCAACAAGGAGGGTCTTGATACTGTTGAACATACTGTTCCTAAAGTCAAGTTCTCCAACGGATCTTCGGATGATGACTACCAGTCTGATATGAGTACGTATGTGGATTTCATGCCGTCTGAAAGTTTCAAGACATTTCGGTGAACTGTTTTTGTTCTGAACTCATTTGTACCACCGTACTTGTGAATCTAATTTGGCATGTACATTGTTTGCACCTCTCTGTGAATTGAAGCGTTTAGCCCCGACAGTGCTTTGTAACGTAGCAGTCTTTAGTTTTTGGACACGAGGATGCGCGTGAGTTCCTGGTTTCAACTTCTATACTGGCCATGGACCGCAAACCCTGAGATGCATTTTAGTTGTTACAAAGTGATTAACAACGCCATTAGAACAGTATTTTTGGTCATACTCATATTTAGGTAATAAAACACCAGTGTACGGTAAATGGCCAGTTTAGTGTTACTAGGCCTTACCACCGCTGATTTGTGCTTCCCGCTCTTATGAATTGGGTGTAGCTGTTAGTGATAAATTATTACGACTTTAATGTTATTCAgggaaaaatacacatttctcaGTTGTACTCGAGGAACAACGTTGTGTTGTTGCAATAAAGATTTGTAATGTGTCGATGATAAATCGACTTAAATCAGTTTTTACTGTCCCAGGGATATCGTCTGCTTGTTCCCACGGTCTGTTCCATTTACTACGCTATGACATTTATGTTGCAATATCATATTAGTGATTGGTGCCATTAGTATCCATTCACACTGCAAGCATAATGAACCTGAggctagtgatggccatacgaggcttcattaccgttgttctagcagcaggatattatgctaggagcgctaactcagatttagtttttcaaaataaaagccataattacaatataaggcaatatagtgaGCAATCTATTCTGTACATattgtttaatgtccattccaatatTGTtagtctgttctttttttagaCTAACTTTATTGctgtatacatttcaattatggcttttattgtgataaagaatcTGAGTggtgccagcataatatcctgctgcaaaAACTACGCTAAAGAatcctcgtttggccatcactactcgAGGGGCATTATTGTTAGGTTATACACCATGTGGTTAGAATGATGATTAGCTAAGAGAACCTCTtagtcatggtatattggccatacccccccccccccgcctcatTTGCTACTGCTTCCAGCTAATCAATAATCAAATCACACTATGAATTGCAGCATGTTAGACTTGACACTTTATACGATTGTTCCTCACTATGTTCCTTTTCTTTGTTCTGCAAATCACACAATGTAACTTTGAACCAATTTATGTAAtcaaaatgaacagaaatgcaatttccttaagCTGGAAAAGTTAGTTCATCTCTACTTTTACCATGGCAGAAGACCAGATCTCAGTCCtattgaaatggtttgtgtgaAAGAAAGCCCTTCAACATGACACTgtagagtgggcaaaaattACTCCCAGTTGATGTAAGAGACTTAGAGACAGTTGCAAGAAGTCTATATGCacttatttcagccaaaggggggaACATCTGCTATTGAAGTGAAGGGcactttgtttttctgtgtttctggAGATTTTTGATTAACGATCAAAGTATAATATTTCAGTGTGTCACTTATGACTACTTAACTGTCAATCATGTTTAAGGGACAACCACACCTGTGTGAAAATGTTGTCCTTAATTGCGTTTTCTATTTCAAGATTGGGGTTGGAATGAATCGGAGCGCACGGAACGTGAAGCTGATGGCTTGGCTAGCTCAAATAGGGCAGCGGTGGAGCGTCTACTGAAGATGGAACCAAGGGTCGAATGTGTAGGAGACTCCATGAAACTAAAGGTCCATGACACAGGCTCCAAACCAGGGTCTCTCTTTTTTGTGAACCGAGGCAAGTATTTATGCCCTCATGGTATTTCATGACCCCAAATTGAGTCATTTCagtcccttttttttttgtgtgtatgcatttcTCTCTGCATGCTACTGGTAAGAGTTACCATTGTCGTTATGTTTTGCAGGGATGCTTCAGTCTCCGCTGCCATTGTCAAATTTGCCCCAAAGCTGTGGTCATTCCTTGCAAGGAACTCCGAGGGATTGGATTTTTCGTGCTCCCTATGATGGGTGTTATGTTACTCGGGAGGTGAGATTGTTACTGGGAACCGACTGGCTCTTCCTGTTTTGGTAACCATGTGTTAACTGTTTCAGTGAGTAACATTGTCTCTCTTTCCAGAATGATTATTACATTTTCCCTTTGCTTTGGTTGGGGTTGCCATTGAAAATGTCTTGCCCTGCTGAAAAGCCATCTAATGCCAACCCGCCTACAGTTTCTTGCTACCCAGAGGGCATGGTAGTCAAAATACATGACACCTCTGCCAAGGAGCTACAAGTGAAGTGTAAGTTTAAACTTAATTATTTTATGTACAATAACATTTGGGGAAAGTGAAGCCATGTGTATACTTGAAGTTCCTTTTGTAcgattatttatttcagtcaaggAGCAGTGGCAGTCATTGATGAGGGTTTCATCACATTGTGGGTACAGTGTTGTAACACACCCAGATGGTCTGGTCATATCTGCTTGCTATGAACCCTGTGTGGAACCTATGGTAGGTCTCTGAACCTTAAGGCCATGTAAAGGTCTTTGCTGGTTGTAAAAGGATAAGAACAGGGGTTACTTAAGATGGTCATGTATgacgtgtacatttttgttgcaGGATGGCATGTTCACTTTAGAACTTGCTGGAAGGGAGGGTGAGATTAAATTGTCTTGCCCATATCTGCCGGTTTCTGATGTTGAGCCAACTGATCCACAACCGTTACCCTGCCTATCAGAGACTTCCAACAAGCCGTGCTTGACCACTCCAACACCGGGGAAAGTCTACCAGAAGCCCAAACACCCTTCTAAGGTTGTGGACCCTGGGTTGCCCACTGAGCCAAAGTTGATCCCTCATCCAGTCCCTCCCACCCCAGTGCAGCCTTCTCTACCCCCCAAAAAGCAAGCTACGCAGCATCCTTTCTACCCAAAGCCTGCTGAGAAGCCACATTCTGTAACTCTGTCTCCTTGGAAGCCTCAGCATTACTTTCCCTTCCACCCTCATCCAGCTAAGCCTGTAACTCCTCCCCCTGAAGACCGTAGTCTTGGTACTGAAGAACCTCTGGTTCCTTGGTACCCAGATCATGTTTACCCTTGGCCAGGCAAGCCTGTAACTCCTCCCCCTGAAGACCCTATTCTTGGTACTGAAGAACCTCTGGTTCCTTGGTACCCAGATCATGTTTACCCTCGGCCAGGCAAGCCTTTTACTCCTCCCCTTGAAGATGACGTTCCTGAAAAACCTCAGGTTCCTTGGTATCCAGATCACTACCACCCTCAGCCAGGCAAGCCTGTAACTCCTCCCCCTGAAGACAAGGTTCCTGAAAAACCTCAGGTTCCTTGGTATCCAGATCACTACTACCCCCAGCCAAGAAAGCCTGTAACTCCTCCCCCTGAAGACAAGGTTCCTGAAAAACCTCAGGTTCCTTGGTATCCAGATCACTACTACCCCCAGCCAAGAAAGCCTGTAACTCCTCCCCCTGAAGACAAGGTTCCTGAAAAACCTCAGGTTCCTTGGTATCCAGATCACTACTACCCCCAGCCAAGAAAGCCTGTAACTCCTCCCCCTGAAGACAATGTTCCTGAAAAACCTCAGGTTCCTTGGTATCCAGATCACTACCACCCTCAGCCAGGCACGCCTGTTACTCCTCCCCTTGAAGATGATGTTCCTGAAAAACCTCAGGTTCCTTGGTATCCAGATCACTACTACCCTCAGCCAAGAAAGCCTGTAACTCCTCCCCCAGAAGACAAGGTTCCTGAAAAACCTCAGGTTCCTTGGTATCCAGATCAATACCACCCTCAGCCAGGCAAGCCTATAACTCCTCCCCCTGAAGACAAGGTTCCTGAAAAACCTCAGGTTCCTTGGTATCCAGATCACTACTACCCCCAGCCAAGAAAGCCTGAAACTCCTCCCCCTGAAGACAAGGTTCCTGAAAAACCTCAGGTTCCTTGGTATCCAGATCACTACCACCCTCAGCCAGGCACACCTGTCACTCCTCCCCTTGAAGATGACGTTCCTGAAAAACCTCAGGTTCCTTGGTATCCAGATCACTACCACTCTCAGCCAAGAAGGCCTGTAACTCCTCCCCCTGAAGACAATGTTCCTGAAAAACCTCAGGTTCCTTGGTATCCCGATCACTACTACCCTCAGCCAAGAAAGCCTGTAACTCCTCCCCCAGAAGACAAGGTTCCTGAAAAACCTCAGGTTCCTCTGTATCCAGATCACTACCACCCCCAGCCAAGAAAGCCTGTAACTCCTCCCCCAGAAGACAAGGTTCCTAAAAAACCTCAGGTTCCTCTGTATCCAGATCAATACCACCCTCAGCCAGGCAAGCCTGTAAGTCCTCCCCCTGAAGACAAGGTTCCTGAAAAACCTCAGGTTCCTTGGTATCCAGATCACTACTACCCCCAGCCAGGCACGCCTGTAACTCCTCCCCCTGAAGACAAGGTTCCTGAAAAACCTCAGGTTCCTTGGTATCCAGATCACTACTACCCCCAGCCAAGAAAGCCTGTAACTCCTCCCCCAGAAGACAATGTTCCTGAAAAACCTCAGGTTCCTTGGTATCCAGATCACTTCCACCCTCAGCCAGGCAAGCCTGTAACGCAACCTTTTGAAGACCACAATCCTGAAAAACCTCACCTACCCAGGCATGCCACACATCCTCATTTCACTCCAGTGCCAACTCCTGCTGTAGATCCCCCTCCAGCAAATAAAATTATTCCACCTACTGAAGTTCCCCTGGGCTATGTAAAACCTCCCCACTACCCTGTACTTGAAACCAGTCCGACTACCCGACTCCAGCCACCCCGGCCTGTTGATTGTCCTACCATCTGCCCTACGGGTTTTTTGAACTGCTGCCCTGCTAACCAACCTCATCTGACAAATGTCCCTTACCCACCCCGTCCTGCGGATTGTCCTACCATTTGTCCTACTGGTTTCTCGAATTGCTGCCCCGCACCTATATCTttccatcatcatcaccacaaCCATTTTGGCCCTGCCATATCCAAGGATAATGGTATTGTTCCCATTTACCCTTTTAAACAGTTATCTGACTTGCTAAAATACACATCGGTTCCTGTCCCTGGACCAACCCCAACCACTATAACTCCTCTAACTGGTACAGACCAGACCATAGACCCCACTAAAAGTTCCTTGAGTTTCCATGATTTCTGGATTCGGCATAGACTTGGGTTTCCTGCTGCCTCAGATCCAAATGACTTAGTGCCATACTCAGACTTGAAAAAGCCCACTGAATTGGAAGCACCAGCAGATTCAGCGCTACAGGTTCAGCCCTACAACACACAGCAGTCAATTCACCGATATAATTTGAACAATCATCCAAATGGCCAAACACCTTCCAGTAGCTCCAACAAGCCAACTGAAAAGCAGCCACAGATACAGCCATATCTGCCCTATAATACCCAGCGGTTTATGCACCTATATAATCCACAACGGCTTATGTACCCTGATCATATGCCCTACAGTTCACAACAGTCCCATCGCAAAGCATTTCCTACCCCTAACAAACCATCTGAATCTCAAGTATTTTCTAGTGACCCCAACAGGCATTTGAAACCTCAACCTCCAAAGCAGCAGCATTTCAGACCTCCGCCTCAGGATGACCCTGGCATGCTTTACACATCTGAACCTTTGGAACCAGACCACCAAACCAGTCAGTCTGAATCTCCATTACAGAGGCGTGGCAAACCAAATAATGCTCAAGAGCAACCACATGGCAAGCCTAAGCCACCAAAACTAGTACAAGAACTGGGTGGTTCTCATCCAAGTAATTCAGAAAGTCTTACTAACCTTCAACAACCAGTTTCCTCTGACCCACAAATGCCTAGTTACGTGTCCTCCTTGCCAATATATTATGCTGGTTCCAAACCATTCTACCCCAGGAAGTCTCCAGCCAAGCCGCCTCTTGAACTGTCCAGACATGACGTCCCAGAGTCATTAACACATTATTGGAATCCCATCATGCCACTCCCAGCTAATCAGAAGCTAAATGCATTTACCCCCTCCCAACCCACTGGAAGTCAAGACCGTGCTGCAAACCAACTAAATGGCATGTAGCCCTAAGTAACTTGTCCATGTTCACTAAACTTGTTAAAACTGCATCAAACTCTGATTAACTTGCTTCTGTCTTTTGCAGCAAATGTGAATCGTCCTATCAATGCCAACAATGGGGCTGGTCACCAGAAGCGGTCAACTTCTTGATGTTTTCCCAATAAAGTGTTGGAAACTTGCAActgcttgtttttgttttttatcacGACCCTTGCATGTGTGATTTTGGCACCTTAAGTATTTTAGCCTGGTTGGTTTAACAATTATATTGTAACCCAAAGTTTTACCCCTGGCACAAGTTCCCCATATACTGacctgttttttgtttgtgtattttcagTTGAGGATGGACAAAAAGTGACTTAAGAACCTGCCTCTTTAGAACAGGTTCCTAGAAGGTCACTCAATTTGGAATTCAGAACACAGCAATGTGACACCTCTGTGGTTTAAGCCTACCATCTAGTGGTCATCTAAAGCATGAATTCCTAAGATTTGGTACTTTGGTGAATTGGTTCAGTTGGTTGCATGTTTAGGAAATGTGTTGACTGAATAGCCTACTAGATGGAAGCTCTCCATTGAGTAAACATGTATAAAGATCACCCTCTGAGTCCAAAAGCACCCCAACAGCTAGAATGCTGTTATTTGTACAtccttgtgtgttttgtgttaaatGGAAGTGCAGAGTGAGAGCTAAAGATGATGGATTATTGATATCCCATCGAAGCCTTTATGGTGTTTCAATATGGGTATTGCCATTGAGGGCTTTCAGTGTTATGTGAGTAATTTAACATGCCCATATCCACAGTGACTTACTATGGTGACTTGATGGTATGCATACTTTTCATATGGGCAAAGAAATCAAACCCGCAATCCTGAACTTAGCTCTGCCACATTCAATGAACTGAGCCACATGGAAATGTTTCAATGTAGCCAGCTGGATGGGACATCCAACAGTGTTGTCTGTTGGTTTATCACACCTGGTGGCCTGGTTGGATTCATGTTCAAGGCCTGGGATCTTAATTTTAAATGTGGCTCTGTCTGGGTTGGGGTCTGTGCTACAGTGTAGAATGAGCATGTCTTTCTCTTCAGTTAAATTGGTAGAGCTCCTCCTTAGCAgtcagtgttgccaggtgggctgttatttttaatgacagtgtgtgtgtgtgggccaaAATGGGCATAATTGAGTAGATTAACAGACAGAGTtgaatagaagaaaaaaaaatgtgggtgTCAGTGGAGTGCAGAAAATATGCCGgggcatggactccattagCTTGAACTTCCACAAGCTGAAGTGTTCTGGAGACAATGAACACCATACTTCCTGCAGGGTGGTCCACAATTCTGTTGTATTCCGAGGTGTAGGATTTGTGTTCCACAGTGCGTTGAATGGCATCCCAGATGTGTTCGATAACGTTGATCTGGTGACTTGGGTGGGAATGGCAAGACCCCAAACCTCGGATGAGTGTTCCTCTAACCGTAATTTGGCGTGTCTAGACTTGTGTGGCGGCGCGTTGTCCCGTTGGAAGAGGCCAAACCCGTCAGAATGAACGCAGGACATGAACCTGGTGCAACACGTCAAAAAGGATGCACACACAACGTTCACCTGTCAGACGTTTGTAGACTGGGAGTCCCATTTAATGCCAGCTAAACAAACCCCATACCATTAAACAGCCCCATAGCCACCAccacaatgccctgttgacatgcgGGATCAATGGCTGCATGG encodes:
- the LOC105028926 gene encoding titin, which gives rise to MWSGVCVRSDFIPMAWKDRGGHPASAWLALLVILLNSFCHCNALTLTSSSKSSTVVAPNTNNGNEEPSRPTGDMRYGRLILGRNIQPNKEGLDTVEHTVPKVKFSNGSSDDDYQSDMNWGWNESERTEREADGLASSNRAAVERLLKMEPRVECVGDSMKLKVHDTGSKPGSLFFVNRGMLQSPLPLSNLPQSCGHSLQGTPRDWIFRAPYDGCYVTRENDYYIFPLLWLGLPLKMSCPAEKPSNANPPTVSCYPEGMVVKIHDTSAKELQVKFKEQWQSLMRVSSHCGYSVVTHPDGLVISACYEPCVEPMDGMFTLELAGREGEIKLSCPYLPVSDVEPTDPQPLPCLSETSNKPCLTTPTPGKVYQKPKHPSKVVDPGLPTEPKLIPHPVPPTPVQPSLPPKKQATQHPFYPKPAEKPHSVTLSPWKPQHYFPFHPHPAKPVTPPPEDRSLGTEEPLVPWYPDHVYPWPGKPVTPPPEDPILGTEEPLVPWYPDHVYPRPGKPFTPPLEDDVPEKPQVPWYPDHYHPQPGKPVTPPPEDKVPEKPQVPWYPDHYYPQPRKPVTPPPEDKVPEKPQVPWYPDHYYPQPRKPVTPPPEDKVPEKPQVPWYPDHYYPQPRKPVTPPPEDNVPEKPQVPWYPDHYHPQPGTPVTPPLEDDVPEKPQVPWYPDHYYPQPRKPVTPPPEDKVPEKPQVPWYPDQYHPQPGKPITPPPEDKVPEKPQVPWYPDHYYPQPRKPETPPPEDKVPEKPQVPWYPDHYHPQPGTPVTPPLEDDVPEKPQVPWYPDHYHSQPRRPVTPPPEDNVPEKPQVPWYPDHYYPQPRKPVTPPPEDKVPEKPQVPLYPDHYHPQPRKPVTPPPEDKVPKKPQVPLYPDQYHPQPGKPVSPPPEDKVPEKPQVPWYPDHYYPQPGTPVTPPPEDKVPEKPQVPWYPDHYYPQPRKPVTPPPEDNVPEKPQVPWYPDHFHPQPGKPVTQPFEDHNPEKPHLPRHATHPHFTPVPTPAVDPPPANKIIPPTEVPLGYVKPPHYPVLETSPTTRLQPPRPVDCPTICPTGFLNCCPANQPHLTNVPYPPRPADCPTICPTGFSNCCPAPISFHHHHHNHFGPAISKDNGIVPIYPFKQLSDLLKYTSVPVPGPTPTTITPLTGTDQTIDPTKSSLSFHDFWIRHRLGFPAASDPNDLVPYSDLKKPTELEAPADSALQVQPYNTQQSIHRYNLNNHPNGQTPSSSSNKPTEKQPQIQPYLPYNTQRFMHLYNPQRLMYPDHMPYSSQQSHRKAFPTPNKPSESQVFSSDPNRHLKPQPPKQQHFRPPPQDDPGMLYTSEPLEPDHQTSQSESPLQRRGKPNNAQEQPHGKPKPPKLVQELGGSHPSNSESLTNLQQPVSSDPQMPSYVSSLPIYYAGSKPFYPRKSPAKPPLELSRHDVPESLTHYWNPIMPLPANQKLNAFTPSQPTGSQDRAANQLNANVNRPINANNGAGHQKRSTS